The Triticum aestivum cultivar Chinese Spring chromosome 3A, IWGSC CS RefSeq v2.1, whole genome shotgun sequence genome includes a region encoding these proteins:
- the LOC123057696 gene encoding probable receptor-like protein kinase At5g39020, giving the protein MSLSCWSWFLAFAWVWCLPLMLMAAEEQQGDGCLAKCGSVTISPPFWLTDWQTGRLCGSPGPLDFELTCYNGSYPLLPSSVPNNAGFAIMDISYEERSLRVVDLRKLQLLHDPPNIFNSCLPMWNTSAKLGRPFKISPVNLELILYNCTEKAAAAARLDKELVQAKTMRCVNTSNTFVHAGVPYDTTGTYSSYALEGCVPIVLPVLRLPSGETNTSHYERLIQSGFLLKWELPPPLPAPAPRNEPPPPPGSERRAKKIILIGITSAAATFLFACLYVLIWHRNGKGLWFFLCKTSSKTEKKYEAMIVSYGSLAPKRYMYSEVMKITSSRNNQLGKGGYGVVFKGKLHDGRLVAVKFLHDCKGNGDEFVNEVMSIGRTSHVNVVSLFGFCLEGSKRALIYEYMPNGSLDKYIYSGSPKEILGWERLYAIAIGIARGLEYLHYSCNTRIIHFDIKPQNILLDRDFSPKIADFGLAKLCHTKESKLSITGARGTIGFIAPEVHSRTFGVVSTKSDVYSYGMMLLEMVGGRRNVRLIAAKSSEKYFPDWIYDHFAQDDGLEACEVTNEIEEIARKMILIGLWCIQVIPLHRPTITKVLEMFERSLDDLDMPPKQNFCELLESSAHNMDVQSGSSTRSEETSLANSKILQQL; this is encoded by the exons ATGTCTCTGAGCTGCTGGTCCTGGTTCCTCGCCTTCGCCTGGGTTTGGTGTCTGCCACTGATGCTCATGGCGGCCGAGGAGCAGCAAGGGGATGGCTGCTTGGCCAAGTGTGGCAGCGTCACCATCTCCCCCCCGTTCTGGCTCACTGATTGGCAAACAGGAAGATTATGTGGTTCGCCTGGACCGCTGGACTTCGAGCTTACATGCTATAACGGCAGTTATCCACTTCTTCCAAGCTCTGTGCCCAACAACGCCGGCTTTGCAATCATGGACATATCCTATGAGGAACGCAGCTTGCGCGTCGTTGATCTACGCAAGCTGCAACTATTACACGACCCGCCCAACATCTTCAACAGCTGCTTGCCGATGTGGAACACCTCTGCCAAACTGGGCCGCCCGTTTAAGATCTCCCCCGTCAACCTGGAACTCATCTTGTACAACTGCACGGAGAAGGCCGCCGCGGCGGCACGCCTGGATAAAGAACTGGTGCAGGCGAAGACGATGAGGTGCGTGAACACAAGCAACACGTTTGTTCATGCGGGGGTGCCATACGACACCACCGGGACCTACTCTAGTTATGCTTTGGAGGGCTGCGTTCCAATCGTCTTGCCGGTGCTGCGCTTGCCATCCGGCGAGACGAACACGAGCCACTACGAGCGGCTCATCCAAAGTGGCTTCCTCCTGAAATGGGAACTGCCCCCTCCTCTCCCTGCACCTGCACCTAGGAATGAACCACCTCCCCCTCCAG GTAGTGAGAGGAGAGCGAAGAAGATTATACTAATAG GTATAACATCAGCAGCTGCAACCTTTCTCTTTGCATGTCTTTATGTGCTCATATGGCATAGAAATGGGAAAGGACTATGGTTTTTCCTTTGCAAGACTAGCAgtaaaactgaaaaaaaatacGAGGCCATGATAGTGTCATATGGATCCCTAGCTCCAAAAAGATACATGTACTCAGAGGTAATGAAGATAACGTCTTCTCGCAACAATCAGCTTGGAAAAGGTGGTTACGGTGTGGTTTTCAAAGGAAAACTACATGATGGTCGTCTGGTTGCAGTGAAATTCTTGCATGACTGCAAAGGAAATGGAGATGAGTTTGTGAATGAGGTTATGAGCATTGGCAGGACCTCTCATGTTAATGTTGTTAgcttatttgggttttgtttggaggGATCAAAACGAGCTCTTATATACGAGTACATGCCCAATGGTTCCTTGGATAAGTACATTTACTCAGGGAGCCCCAAAGAAATTTTAGGATGGGAGAGGCTCTATGCGATAGCAATCGGGATTGCTCGTGGCCTCGAATACTTGCACTATAGCTGTAATACACGTATCATCCATTTCGACATCAAACCCCAAAATATACTTCTAGACAGGGATTTTAGCCCAAAGATTGCTGATTTTGGTCTAGCTAAATTGTGTCATACAAAGGAGAGCAAGCTTTCAATTACAGGAGCTAGAGGAACAATTGGATTCATTGCACCAGAAGTTCACTCTCGAACCTTCGGGGTGGTTTCAACAAAGTCAGATGTttatagttatggaatgatgcTGCTAGAGATGGTTGGAGGGAGGAGAAATGTAAGATTAATTGCTGCAAAATCCAGTGAAAAGTATTTCCCTGATTGGATCTATGACCACTTTGCGCAAGATGATGGATTAGAAGCATGTGAAGTCACCAATGAAATAGAGGAGATTGCGAGAAAGATGATCTTAATTGGCTTGTGGTGTATACAAGTAATACCCTTGCATCGTCCTACTATAACAAAGGTTTTAGAAATGTTTGAGAGAAGCTTAGATGATTTGGATATGCCGCCGAAGCAGAACTTCTGTGAACTACT TGAAAGTTCAGCTCACAATATGGATGTACAAAGTGGAAGTTCTACAAGATCGGAGGAGACAAGCCTCGCGAATTCCAAAATCCTGCAACAACTGTGA
- the LOC123057697 gene encoding LEAF RUST 10 DISEASE-RESISTANCEUS RECEPTOR-LIKE PROTEIN KINASE-like 2.4 has translation MAPVYWFLVFIGVWWLPLMLVGADEQQGEGCSRSANRCGNLTISNPFWLAETDAARSCGILDFKVTCYKNRSATLRSSVPLIPGFAINSISYEERSLRVVDEGKQKLLEASSGCGIKIGNTSAKLDTQFRIDLGNLNLILYNCTKESAVAAARRDSGLVQTRVRCRNEWVVFVRAGVHHDRIGNYARYAMEGCDATVVPVLGSSSGKTNASDYEQLIDDGFLLTWEDPPPPLPPAAHGRHNKKLILIVSLSATISLLTCLVWGVHRHKQKISLFILPKQSGSKSSMEEMLRVYGSFAPKRYKYSELKQMTSSFKDKLGEGGYGTVFRGSLQDGCVVAVKLLKVSKGNGDEFLNEAISICRTSHINIVGLLGFCLEGAKRALVYEYMANGSLEKYIYTENSDLVIGWDKLQQIALGIARGLEYLHQGCSTRIIHFDIKPQNILLDQDFCPKIADFGLAKLCHLKAGSILSVAEARGTIGFIAPEVFSRGFGVVSTKSDVYSYGMMLLEMVGGRIHKGKGITNSSSDVYFPNRIYDSITEQVQSCEVPCDLEEAMRKMALVGLWCIQTNPESRPSMSKVIDMLEKSINEMEMPPKPFLSCPSIPSYLSSHTSYGYRSSYCSASPSLLP, from the exons ATGGCTCCTGTCTACTGGTTCTTAGTCTTCATCGGAGTTTGGTGGCTGCCACTGATGCTCGTCGGGGCTGACGAGCAGCAAGGCGAAGGCTGCTCGCGCTCGGCCAACAGGTGCGGCAACCTGACCATCTCTAATCCGTTTTGGCTCGCTGAGACAGACGCGGCAAGATCGTGTGGTATCTTGGACTTCAAGGTCACTTGCTATAAAAACCGCAGTGCAACCCTACGGAGCTCCGTGCCCCTCATCCCTGGCTTTGCAATCAACAGTATCTCTTACGAGGAACGCAGCTTGCGAGTCGTTGATGAAGGCAAGCAGAAGCTATTGGAAGCCTCCAGCGGTTGTGGCATAAAGATTGGGAACACCTCCGCCAAACTGGACACCCAGTTCAGGATCGACCTCGGCAACCTGAATCTCATCTTGTACAATTGCACGAAGGAAAGCGCAGTGGCTGCTGCACGTCGGGATAGTGGCCTGGTGCAGACAAGAGTGAGGTGCAGGAACGAGTGGGTGGTGTTTGTCCGCGCGGGAGTGCATCACGACCGGATCGGGAACTACGCCAGATATGCCATGGAGGGCTGCGATGCAACCGTTGTGCCGGTACTGGGCTCGTCATCAGGCAAGACGAACGCAAGCGACTACGAGCAGCTCATCGACGATGGCTTCCTCTTGACATGGGAGGACCCCCCTCCCCCTCTGCCTCCAGCAGCAC ATGGTAGGCACAACAAGAAGCTAATTTTGATAG TTTCTCTGTCTGCTACAATCAGCTTGCTAACATGTCTAGTGTGGGGGGTGCACCGACATAAGCAAAAGATTAGTCTTTTCATCCTCCCAAAGCAGTCTGGTAGTAAATCAAGCATGGAAGAAATGCTGAGGGTGTATGGATCTTTTGCTCCGAAAAGGTACAAGTACTCAGAGCTGAAACAAATGACTAGCTCTTTCAAGGATAAACTTGGAGAAGGTGGATATGGCACGGTATTTAGAGGTAGCCTACAAGATGGCTGTGTGGTTGCTGTGAAGCTCCTAAAAGTTTCCAAAGGCAATGGAGATGAGTTTCTAAATGAGGCAATTAGCATTTGTAGGACATCACATATTAACATTGTCGGTCTGCTCGGTTTTTGCTTAGAAGGAGCTAAGCGAGCCCTTGTTTATGAGTATATGGCTAATGGTTCACTGGAGAAGTATATTTACACAGAGAATTCAGATCTAGTTATTGGATGGGACAAGTTACAGCAAATAGCACTAGGCATCGCACGAGGATTGGAATATTTGCATCAAGGATGTAGCACTCGCATCATCCATTTTGACATCAAGCCTCAGAATATACTTCTAGATCAAGATTTTTGTCCCAAGATTGCAGATTTCGGTTTAGCGAAATTGTGTCACCTCAAGGCCGGTAGCATCCTCTCTGTCGCCGAAGCAAGAGGTACTATTGGATTCATTGCTCCAGAAGTATTCTCTAGAGGTTTTGGAGTCGTTTCTACAAAGTCGGATGTCTATAGCTATGGAATGATGCTCCTGGAAATGGTAGGAGGAAGGATACATAAAGGAAAAGGGATTACCAATAGCTCAAGTGATGTGTATTTTCCAAACCGGATTTATGACAGTATAACAGAACAGGTACAAAGTTGTGAAGTCCCATGCGACCTTGAAGAGGCCATGAGAAAGATGGCCTTGGTCGGCCTATGGTGCATACAAACTAACCCCGAAAGCCGCCCTTCGATGAGCAAGGTGATTGATATGTTGGAAAAGAGCATCAACGAAATGGAGATGCCACCAAAGCCGTTCCTTTCATGTCCCTCGATCCCGTCATACTTGTCGTCGCATACAAGTTATGGTTACAGATCATCGTATTGCTCCGCATCCCCTTCTCTGTTACCATAG